A stretch of Peteryoungia algae DNA encodes these proteins:
- a CDS encoding HWE histidine kinase domain-containing protein, with amino-acid sequence MRALLHRLPAFASVQERHSPSGLVATYVASLIVFVIALAIRAWFDPVLPAGFPFLTFFPAVIICGFVFGLRQGLMVAALSGISAWYFFISPGRFDFSMGTLLAMGLYLFVVATDLTLIYLVTRAYRQEMTTREEIQRLAEQQEVMAQELDHRLKNIFATINAIISLSLKNASSADELAARLRDRLTALGRSNLLLRGLREGEDASLQSVVFQALEPFAIVGTPRFSASGPRVPIGGQTVVVLSLILHELGTNAAKYGALSVQGGHVALDWSVETHAEPAEQLVITWRESGGPVPSPPLAGGGGFGSTLMKRVIAGVRGQTEITYPETGAVIRMMLPVDMLRPTEGPPAEH; translated from the coding sequence ATGCGCGCACTTCTTCATCGCCTCCCTGCCTTCGCCTCGGTGCAGGAGCGACATTCCCCCAGCGGCCTCGTCGCCACCTATGTGGCGAGCCTCATCGTCTTCGTTATCGCCCTTGCCATCAGGGCATGGTTCGATCCCGTCCTGCCCGCCGGATTTCCCTTCCTGACATTCTTCCCGGCCGTCATCATTTGCGGCTTCGTCTTCGGGCTGAGGCAAGGCCTGATGGTGGCGGCACTATCCGGCATTTCGGCCTGGTATTTCTTCATCAGCCCCGGACGGTTCGATTTTTCCATGGGGACGCTTCTCGCCATGGGGCTCTACCTGTTTGTGGTGGCGACCGACCTGACACTGATCTATCTCGTCACGAGGGCCTATCGCCAGGAGATGACCACGCGCGAGGAGATCCAGCGGCTTGCCGAACAGCAGGAGGTGATGGCGCAGGAGCTGGACCATCGGCTCAAGAACATCTTCGCCACCATCAACGCGATCATTAGCCTCTCGCTCAAGAACGCCTCCAGCGCCGACGAGCTCGCCGCGCGGCTGCGCGACCGGCTGACCGCGCTTGGCCGGTCCAACCTTTTGTTGCGAGGCTTGCGCGAAGGCGAAGACGCATCGCTGCAAAGCGTCGTCTTCCAGGCGCTCGAACCCTTCGCCATTGTCGGCACGCCGCGCTTTTCCGCCAGCGGACCGCGCGTCCCGATCGGCGGCCAGACCGTTGTCGTGCTCAGTCTCATCCTGCACGAACTCGGAACGAATGCCGCGAAATATGGGGCACTCAGCGTGCAGGGCGGCCACGTCGCCCTCGACTGGTCGGTCGAGACACATGCAGAACCGGCCGAGCAACTGGTGATCACCTGGCGCGAGAGCGGCGGACCGGTCCCCTCCCCACCCCTGGCCGGCGGCGGCGGCTTCGGCTCGACGCTGATGAAACGCGTCATTGCCGGCGTGCGCGGACAGACCGAAATCACCTATCCGGAAACGGGTGCGGTGATCCGGATGATGCTGCCGGTCGACATGTTGCGCCCGACAGAAGGGCCGCCCGCCGAGCATTGA
- the cysK gene encoding cysteine synthase A, whose product MTEQKKPGRGRVYGSITETIGDTPIVRLDKLAREKGVKAHLLAKLEFFNPIASVKDRIGVAMIESLEAQGKIVAGKTVLIEPTSGNTGIALAFAAAAKGYRLILTMPETMSIERRKMLALLGAELVLTEGAKGMKGAIAKAQELADATPDAVIPQQFENPANPEIHRKTTAEEIWNDTEGTIDFLVSGIGTGGTITGTGQVLKSRKPGVKIIAVEPADSPVLSGGNPGPHKIQGIGAGFAPAILDREVYDEVITVTNDEAFENARLVARLEGVPVGISSGAALTAAIQLGQREENAGKTIVVIIPSFAERYLSTALFAGLGE is encoded by the coding sequence ATGACTGAGCAGAAAAAACCCGGTCGCGGACGCGTCTATGGCTCGATCACCGAAACGATCGGCGACACCCCCATCGTCAGGCTCGACAAGCTGGCCAGGGAAAAGGGCGTGAAGGCGCATCTGCTGGCCAAGCTCGAGTTTTTCAATCCAATCGCCTCGGTCAAGGACCGTATCGGTGTGGCAATGATCGAAAGCCTGGAAGCACAGGGCAAGATCGTGGCCGGCAAGACGGTTCTCATCGAGCCGACTTCGGGCAATACCGGCATTGCTCTTGCCTTCGCGGCAGCCGCCAAGGGTTATCGCCTGATCTTGACCATGCCCGAGACCATGTCGATCGAGCGCCGCAAGATGCTGGCGCTTCTCGGGGCGGAACTCGTGCTGACAGAAGGTGCCAAGGGCATGAAGGGCGCGATCGCGAAGGCCCAGGAACTGGCTGATGCGACGCCTGACGCCGTAATCCCGCAGCAGTTCGAAAACCCGGCCAATCCGGAGATCCACCGCAAGACCACCGCCGAGGAAATCTGGAACGATACCGAAGGCACGATCGACTTCCTGGTGTCCGGCATCGGTACAGGCGGCACGATCACCGGCACGGGGCAGGTGCTGAAGAGCCGCAAGCCAGGGGTCAAGATCATCGCGGTGGAGCCTGCCGACAGCCCGGTTCTTTCCGGCGGCAATCCCGGCCCCCACAAGATCCAAGGCATCGGCGCCGGGTTTGCGCCTGCTATCCTCGACAGGGAAGTCTATGACGAAGTCATCACCGTCACCAATGACGAAGCCTTTGAAAATGCCCGCCTCGTCGCCCGGCTCGAAGGCGTTCCGGTCGGCATTTCCTCCGGCGCTGCGTTGACTGCCGCGATCCAGCTCGGCCAGCGGGAGGAGAATGCCGGCAAGACAATCGTCGTGATCATCCCGTCCTTCGCCGAACGTTATCTTTCGACCGCCCTCTTCGCCGGTCTCGGCGAGTGA
- a CDS encoding LysE family translocator, whose product MTLTTIIAYCGALFIAAAIPGPGMTAIVARALGSGFRPTFFMGLGLILGDLVYLTAVILGLSVLAKTFATPFLILKFLGAAYLVYVAWKLWTAGLLPQDIKAQTAMRPALSFLSGLLVTLGNPKTMLFYVALVPTLIPLEAIGSADYVLLVGLTFIVLMAVLLPYILLAAQARGLLKRPEALKLLNRGAAGVLAGTAAYIAARAA is encoded by the coding sequence ATGACCCTGACGACCATCATTGCCTATTGCGGCGCCCTCTTCATTGCGGCTGCCATTCCGGGCCCGGGCATGACGGCAATCGTGGCGCGTGCGCTGGGCTCCGGCTTCCGGCCGACCTTCTTCATGGGGCTCGGGCTGATTCTCGGCGATCTCGTCTATCTGACCGCCGTCATCCTTGGGCTTTCGGTGCTGGCCAAGACCTTTGCCACGCCCTTCCTGATCCTGAAATTCCTCGGGGCGGCCTATCTCGTCTATGTCGCCTGGAAGCTCTGGACGGCCGGGCTCCTGCCGCAGGACATCAAGGCCCAAACGGCCATGCGCCCGGCGCTTTCGTTCCTCTCCGGCCTGCTGGTCACGCTCGGCAATCCGAAGACCATGCTGTTTTACGTGGCTCTCGTGCCGACACTCATTCCGCTGGAGGCAATCGGGTCTGCGGACTACGTTCTGCTCGTCGGACTGACCTTCATCGTCCTGATGGCGGTGCTGCTGCCCTATATCCTTCTTGCCGCCCAGGCGCGGGGCCTGCTCAAAAGGCCGGAGGCACTCAAGCTCCTCAACCGCGGCGCGGCGGGGGTCCTTGCGGGTACGGCAGCCTATATTGCGGCGCGTGCGGCCTGA
- a CDS encoding LysE family translocator produces MVLTPGPNMIYLVSRSICQGPMAGLVSLGGVALGFVVYMVLTALGITVLLLAVPLAYEVLKLCGALYLAWLAWQALRPGGRSPFQVRDLPVDRPRKLFLMGFVTSLLNPKVAILYVSLLPQFVDPARGSVLLQSLSLGFTQIVISVSVNGLIALTAGTIALFLAGRPLWMVVQRWLMGTVLAALAIRMVAEAQR; encoded by the coding sequence ATGGTCCTGACACCTGGACCCAACATGATCTATCTGGTGTCACGATCGATTTGCCAGGGTCCCATGGCGGGCCTTGTCTCGCTCGGTGGCGTCGCCCTCGGCTTCGTGGTCTATATGGTTTTGACCGCGCTCGGCATCACCGTGCTGCTGCTGGCCGTACCGCTGGCCTACGAAGTGCTGAAGCTCTGCGGCGCACTTTATCTCGCCTGGCTGGCCTGGCAGGCCCTGCGCCCCGGCGGACGCTCACCCTTTCAGGTCCGCGATCTGCCCGTCGACCGCCCGCGCAAGCTCTTTCTGATGGGCTTCGTCACAAGCCTGCTCAATCCGAAAGTCGCGATCCTCTATGTGTCGCTGCTGCCGCAATTTGTCGATCCAGCGCGGGGCAGCGTGCTTCTTCAGTCGCTGAGCCTCGGCTTCACACAGATCGTCATCAGCGTCTCGGTCAATGGTTTGATCGCTTTGACCGCTGGCACCATTGCGCTTTTCCTCGCGGGCCGGCCGCTCTGGATGGTCGTGCAGCGCTGGTTGATGGGCACCGTGCTTGCGGCGCTCGCCATCCGCATGGTGGCGGAAGCGCAGCGGTAA